The Paenibacillus macerans genome includes a window with the following:
- a CDS encoding glycoside hydrolase family 88/105 protein: MKLNADPSELMQIIGRVAEYTFGMDLTWDWPCGVAYYGISRAFEATGEQAYLERMAEWCDEYIEAGLPVWTVNTCAMGHMLLTLYEQTEDRKYLELILSKADYLQNKALRFGDRVLQHTVSANNDFPEQCWADTLFMAAYFMLCAGVKLGEKALIDDALHQFYWHINYLQDEDTGLWYHGYNNISQDHMSGIYWARANAWAAYTMSRVGKVLSEAYLYPPFMHIGSSLRDQLAAIKKLQREDGLWGTVLDHPESYGEVSATAGIAAAMVVQGNPLHGKYVQRALDGILANIAANGRVQGVSGGTAVMKDIEGYLGVDKKWAQGWGQGLVLALLAGVIENNKGDKQL, translated from the coding sequence ATGAAATTGAATGCAGACCCGTCCGAGCTGATGCAAATCATCGGGCGCGTGGCGGAATACACCTTCGGCATGGATTTGACTTGGGACTGGCCGTGCGGCGTCGCTTATTACGGGATCAGCCGGGCGTTCGAAGCCACCGGGGAGCAGGCCTATCTGGAGCGGATGGCCGAGTGGTGCGATGAGTACATCGAGGCCGGACTTCCGGTGTGGACGGTAAACACGTGCGCGATGGGCCACATGCTGCTAACGCTGTATGAGCAAACGGAGGACCGGAAATATCTTGAACTGATTTTGAGCAAGGCGGATTATCTGCAGAACAAGGCGCTGCGCTTTGGGGACAGGGTGCTCCAGCATACGGTTTCGGCGAATAACGATTTCCCCGAGCAGTGCTGGGCGGACACCTTGTTTATGGCGGCGTATTTTATGCTGTGCGCCGGCGTGAAGCTGGGCGAGAAGGCGCTTATCGATGATGCGCTGCACCAGTTTTATTGGCATATCAACTATCTGCAGGACGAGGACACCGGACTCTGGTACCACGGCTACAACAACATCAGCCAAGATCACATGTCCGGCATTTACTGGGCGCGCGCCAACGCTTGGGCCGCTTATACGATGTCCCGGGTGGGAAAGGTGCTGTCGGAAGCTTATTTGTATCCGCCTTTTATGCATATCGGAAGCTCCTTGCGCGATCAGCTCGCCGCCATCAAAAAGCTGCAGCGTGAGGATGGCCTTTGGGGCACCGTGCTCGACCACCCGGAATCGTACGGCGAGGTATCGGCGACGGCGGGCATCGCGGCGGCGATGGTGGTGCAAGGCAATCCGCTGCATGGCAAATATGTACAGCGAGCGCTGGACGGGATTTTGGCCAATATCGCCGCCAACGGGCGGGTGCAGGGCGTTTCGGGCGGCACCGCGGTCATGAAGGACATTGAAGGCTATCTCGGCGTGGACAAGAAATGGGCCCAAGGCTGGGGCCAAGGGCTGGTGCTGGCGCTGCTTGCGGGCGTGATTGAAAATAACAAGGGCGATAAGCAGTTATAA